In Sphingomonas sp. PAMC26645, one DNA window encodes the following:
- a CDS encoding CvpA family protein: MNLTALDIVVLIAVAGSAVLGLIRGFVTEVLSMFAWVAMVAMLKLFHIPLAAALSPMVGTVGGAAVLAFAIITGVTYIGGRLVANAIGARTRTSILGPVDRALGFGFGALKGLILASLVFLLATLVIDTMSGGPSRRPGWMTTSRTYPLLNATSAGIADFVDRRRRGKPVFGATTPPSRSDPSRSDSASEPKP, from the coding sequence ATGAACCTGACCGCCCTAGACATCGTCGTCCTGATCGCCGTCGCCGGGTCGGCGGTGCTCGGGCTGATCCGCGGGTTCGTCACCGAAGTGCTGTCGATGTTCGCCTGGGTGGCGATGGTGGCGATGTTGAAGCTGTTCCACATCCCGCTCGCCGCCGCGCTGTCGCCGATGGTTGGGACCGTCGGTGGTGCGGCGGTGCTCGCGTTCGCGATCATCACGGGCGTGACGTATATTGGCGGGCGGCTGGTCGCCAACGCAATCGGCGCGCGGACCCGGACGTCGATTTTGGGGCCGGTCGACCGCGCGCTCGGCTTCGGGTTCGGCGCGTTGAAAGGGCTTATCCTTGCCAGCCTCGTCTTCCTGCTCGCGACGCTCGTCATCGACACGATGAGTGGCGGACCGTCGCGGCGGCCCGGCTGGATGACGACGTCACGCACCTATCCGCTGCTCAACGCGACCAGCGCGGGGATCGCCGATTTCGTCGACCGCCGCCGCCGCGGCAAACCCGTTTTCGGCGCGACCACGCCGCCTTCCCGATCCGACCCCTCCCGATCCGATAGTGCAAGCGAGCCGAAACCATGA
- a CDS encoding iron-sulfur cluster assembly scaffold protein produces the protein MSAPLYNAEILRLAATIPHHERLPEPMATAERRSPICGSRVTIDVAVDDEGKVSEVGLLVRACALGQASSSLLAANILGRTPAELAATRDALTAWLAREGDAPDWPGMDIFTPALDYTARHPSIRLAFEAAAEAADTAAKAKV, from the coding sequence ATGAGCGCGCCCCTCTATAATGCCGAGATCCTGCGCCTCGCCGCGACGATCCCGCACCATGAACGCCTGCCCGAGCCGATGGCGACCGCGGAAAGACGCTCGCCGATCTGCGGCAGCCGCGTGACGATCGACGTCGCGGTCGACGATGAGGGCAAGGTCAGCGAGGTCGGCCTGCTGGTCCGTGCTTGTGCGCTCGGCCAGGCATCGTCGTCGCTGCTCGCCGCCAATATCCTCGGCCGCACCCCCGCCGAACTCGCTGCGACGCGCGACGCGCTGACGGCGTGGCTTGCGCGCGAGGGCGATGCGCCCGATTGGCCGGGGATGGATATCTTCACCCCCGCACTCGACTACACCGCGCGCCACCCGTCGATCCGGCTGGCGTTCGAAGCCGCCGCCGAGGCTGCCGATACCGCTGCAAAGGCGAAGGTCTGA
- a CDS encoding YkgJ family cysteine cluster protein produces the protein MQPHTDVETALLGPILPDRECGDCTACCTELTVDTPEFGKPAGTPCIHLSNKGCGIHAVRPRICRTWFCAWRRVASLPDEARPDRSGLLVSLNFVKEPQNCLEGVSINVRVLAGSDAIANGMAATVLDSVCDQLVPVWFSDGSKKMLMHPDTDVARCVLSGEAAPAHLQDEVAAWRERYGVFGLNH, from the coding sequence ATGCAACCCCATACCGACGTGGAAACCGCGCTGCTGGGGCCGATCCTGCCCGATCGAGAGTGCGGAGATTGCACCGCGTGCTGCACCGAACTGACCGTGGACACCCCCGAGTTCGGCAAACCCGCGGGAACGCCGTGCATCCACCTCTCCAATAAGGGGTGCGGCATCCACGCCGTCCGCCCACGCATCTGCCGGACGTGGTTCTGCGCTTGGCGACGGGTCGCGAGCCTGCCCGACGAGGCGCGGCCCGACAGGTCCGGGCTTCTCGTCTCGCTCAATTTCGTCAAGGAACCGCAGAACTGCCTCGAAGGCGTCTCGATCAACGTCCGCGTCCTCGCCGGCAGCGACGCGATCGCGAACGGCATGGCCGCCACCGTGCTCGACAGCGTCTGCGACCAGCTGGTCCCCGTCTGGTTCAGCGACGGGTCGAAGAAAATGCTGATGCACCCCGACACCGACGTCGCCCGCTGCGTGCTCTCGGGCGAGGCTGCACCCGCGCATTTGCAGGACGAAGTCGCCGCGTGGCGCGAGCGCTACGGTGTGTTCGGTTTGAACCACTAG